One Candidatus Poribacteria bacterium genomic region harbors:
- a CDS encoding amidohydrolase family protein encodes MERFPIVDTHVHLWHPEQLRYPWLSEVPALNRPYLLKDYITAYGELEIESIVFVQCDTHPDDGLKETAWVTSLATTVEPRIQGIVAWAPLEEGEQVAPFVEKLAENPLVKGIRRLIQSESVDFCIQPDFVSGVKVLSRYGLSFDLCIFHPQLANAIRLVEQCPHVQFILDHIGKPDIKNQLFEPWKQEIETLAGFPNVHCKISGLVTEADFESWTPTDLQPYIAHVIRCFGFDRVIYGSDWPVSTQASDYPRWVQTLKEAVSGCSPEEIRNLFRDNAIRFYRLDS; translated from the coding sequence ATGGAGAGATTCCCGATTGTTGATACACACGTTCATCTATGGCACCCAGAACAGTTGAGATACCCGTGGCTTTCGGAAGTGCCAGCCCTAAACAGACCCTATCTCCTAAAAGATTACATCACCGCTTATGGTGAATTAGAAATCGAATCCATCGTTTTTGTCCAATGCGATACACACCCCGATGACGGTTTGAAAGAGACGGCGTGGGTGACCTCCCTTGCCACAACAGTAGAGCCTCGGATTCAAGGGATTGTCGCCTGGGCACCGCTCGAAGAGGGTGAACAGGTCGCACCCTTCGTCGAAAAATTGGCAGAGAACCCACTTGTTAAAGGTATCCGTAGACTCATTCAATCCGAAAGCGTTGATTTCTGTATCCAACCCGACTTTGTAAGCGGCGTTAAAGTGCTTTCCCGCTACGGGTTGAGTTTTGACCTCTGTATTTTTCATCCGCAACTCGCCAACGCGATCCGACTCGTGGAGCAGTGTCCGCACGTCCAATTCATCTTGGACCATATCGGCAAACCCGACATCAAGAACCAACTTTTTGAGCCGTGGAAACAGGAGATCGAGACGCTCGCGGGATTTCCAAACGTCCATTGCAAAATTTCTGGATTGGTAACGGAAGCCGACTTTGAATCGTGGACCCCTACTGACCTACAGCCGTATATTGCGCATGTGATTCGTTGCTTCGGTTTTGATCGGGTTATATACGGAAGCGATTGGCCCGTTTCTACACAGGCATCTGATTATCCACGATGGGTGCAGACACTGAAAGAAGCCGTCTCAGGCTGCTCCCCTGAAGAGATACGAAACCTCTTTCGCGATAACGCAATTAGGTTTTATAGGTTGGATTCGTAG